The Prionailurus bengalensis isolate Pbe53 chromosome E2, Fcat_Pben_1.1_paternal_pri, whole genome shotgun sequence region CCCCATGCCCTTTGGCCTCCTCATCTTCGTCTATGACGAGATCCGGAAACTTGGAGTTCGCTGTTGCCCAGGGAGTGAGTGTGGAGACTGGAGgccagggggttgggggggctggaACATTCTCACAACAGCTGCTCTGGTCTTTGACCTCCAAACCCTTGACCCTCCGTATCAATCAGCAATAATCACGCCTTGGATAAACCTTATTGGCTACGATACCGCCACTGTGCAAAGCTTGACCCTCCGTATCAAACCTCCACTGATCCATACCTCTGAGCACCtccctgttttcctttctctctctcccaggctgGTGGGATCAGGAGCTCTACTATTAGAGGGACCGCGGCCTTCAAGCCATCCTTGCATCCCCCACAGCAGAGGTGGGGGGCACGGGACCCTTTGGGCAGCCACCGGAACATCAAGCAATCAAGAGCCCTAGCACCACCTGTGTCTGCTCCTGCAGCCCATGGCACCCCAACTTTGCGGGACatccccactccccttccccatccGCGGAGAGCTTGCCCCCGTGGCAGAGCAGTCCTTGGGCCCAGTCctctgagggggtgggggcttcaGGAGGGGGTGGGAGCTTGCGGCTCCTGTGAAGGGGGGCCGTCCTTAGCACGCCAGGCTGGCAAGAGGGCTGCCTGGGGCTCTTCTTCCAACACACTTGTGCTGCGTGATAGTAATAAACCAGCTCACATTGactatgcttttattttgtgCCGGGCACTGTCCTAAGTGTTTTTCGTGATCCCCTTTGACCTCCCACAAGCGTACAACTCAGCAGCTATTTATTTGTTCAGGTCTGTATCTCCAGTTCTTAGGACACAGCCTAGTGTGTAGTAGGTACTCACTAAACATTCCTGGGGGAAATGAATTCCCATCCCTTTGTCTAGAGTGACAGCATTTACAGGCGAGCTGGACATGACCACAGACAGGCACCCTCAGGAGTGATGCCTTTGCCCCTCCGCTAGCCTAGCCACCACCTCTGGTCTTTCTCCTCAGCCTGCATTCTCATTCTCCCCTCGGCACCTTGACAGAATGTGTCAACATCTTTTCCACCTCAAGCAGCACCGTTCCACACCCGCCTCTCCCTTCACAGGGGTCTCCACTCCGGTTCCACTTGCTCACTCCTCTGCCGCTGCAGTGGGACCGACTCTGGAGGCTAAAGTCACAGGTCTCGTCCTCACATCCCTCTCCCCTGAAAAGTTAACTCTCCAACTGCTCGACACTGCCTTGACATCCGCCCCTCCACCCCGtccccttcctcacctctcttcCTGGTTCTTTAGTAGGAGTCTCTCTGGCAGGACCCCAGGCTTCTCCTCCTCACCACAGCCCCCACTCCGCTGCCCCCATGGCCTGTTCTATCTGCAGTGGCTTCCACATCTGTCTCTGGTTCTCCCACTCCACATGGCCCAGCGATCCTCCAAACATGTCCCATCAGTGAGCCCTGgactccctgcccttccctggcctAGAATTCTCCATggttcctccctgcccctgctggcTTCCAGCCTCACAAGCCGCCTCGATCTTATTCCAATCAATTCTCATTTCACTGGAAAGCCAGGCCTGCTCTCTGACCTCAAGGCCTTTGCACAGGCTTTGCcacctcctttcttccccttgcCCCATCCGCTCATCCTTCAGTTCTCAGCTCACATCTCTCTGCCAGGGAACCCATCCTGTCCCCCAGGTTGGGCCCCCCAGCACCGCCCTGATCTAGCCTGTGCTCCCTCCATCTCAGCCCAACCGTTCTGGTCTCCCCGAGCCCCATAAAAGCTGGGATTATCCACAGATAGTTGGCCACCGACAGTGGCCCTGGATCAGAGTCTCTGCTCAGCAAATAGTTGTTGAATAGTCATTTCTGCAACTTTCACTCGTACCCATACATGTCAAAGGCTAGGTGGGGCTTGGGATGGAGGTGTGGGAGAGAGATGCTATCAAAGATCTACCCAGCTGGGCTAGGAGTGCCCATATACTCTGTGACCAATcagtcactccccaccccctccaagaCACCTGTGGACCGTCTAGACTAGGGACAGTGAAGAGGTGGCAGGGCTAGGTGGTGGTTTCCCCACCTGAGGGTAAATGCTCCCTCTGAACACATCAAGACTCCTAGCACAGCTGTGCTTAGTGCTTTCCTAAGCCCGGGGTTAAGCAACATTATGGCAGGACCTTGACAGCCTGGAGGGAAGAGACTGCCTAGGGGGCACTTACCCTATCCTAGGCCTTGGGAGATCCCTGTGGGAATACCAGCACTGAAGAGCACCTTCCTGGGCGGGCAGGATTTGCATCAAAGTGGAACATAAACATGACATTAAAGCCTTGCTTCTGACACATCCCCTCTGGGATGGGGAGGGAACGGGGCAGGCGGCTGGCCCCTAGAACAGGGAAAGCCTGGGGTGGTGCTGGAGGAAATGGAGAGCACGTGAACTTGACCGGTTGACCTGTGAGCTGGGAGTCTTCTCACCCCCCCACAGTCCTTGAAATGTGCATTCTCCTCCACCACCCCATCCCACATGCTACCCAAGGATATAGCCTTGACACTGATGTGGTATTAGATAGTATGTGACTGAATCCAGTTAAAACCTCTATATATAAACTTTTGGGATTTGGCAGGTGGGTGCAGAGATCCAGTCATCCTGCAGCCACAAGATAAGCCTTGTATGTTTAAGTTCCGTTATTAAACTTGCCACCGACCAACTGGAGTGGctgcctctttcttctctgccctctGAATAATGAGGCTGGTCTCCGACTACACCTGAGAAGTTCCCAAAGAATTTGTGAAACAAGAGGTAGGGAGGGCAGCATCCAGGACGATGCCCAAGTTGGGCTCAGCTGCTGTGCTAGTTGGCTGCAGTGGTCTCTGTACTCCATACTAAGAAGACTCCAGCCAGGATTTGATCTGAGGGCTACAGAACTGAACCAAAGCACCTCAGAGCTCATAAAAGTCTGCCACCCAAGGGCCAAACCCAGAATTCAGGTGGTTGGACTGTTCAGTATGCAATGGGGAATCCCAGAAGGTTGTAAGCAAGGAGGATGCACTAATAAAACTGGGATTTCAGATACATCCCCTTGGCCTCCATATGAAGGGTGGATTGGAAGGGGAGATTAGGGCTGAGAGTCTAGGAGGTAAGCAGCCAGGGAAGGGCCCAGGCTGTGAGGAAAAGCCTCTGAGAAATATATTCTTCGATTCTAGCTCCCTTCTATCACCTGTTCCCTGCCACTGCTCAAAGATTATCTATTCCAAGCCCCCAGTCTATCCTGGAAAAAGGAAGAGCCGGGGAACTGCTGCAGAACACAGGACAAACCAGTGTTGGCCAGTTTCCTAGCCTACCTGGCTTCAAAGCCAGAACAAGGGCCTCTAGAACCCAGTGAATATGGTATTGGTAGATAGTTCCaaagagagacagcgagagagagagaaagatggaggcaGAAACAACTTTCCAAATACTGTTTACTTCACAGAAAcctggaggcagggaaagggtATGTGAATGTCTGAGACATCAAGCCTAGGAGTGCACGTTGACAACAGCGACATAGAGGGCGAGGGTGCTGAGGGCCAGCAGCCCTGTCACCACTGCTCGGGCCAGCAGTGCTGTCCAGCTGCCCAGGGAACAAAGGTGGACGAAGGTCCTGTAAGGAAACATCACAATGAGGAAAGGAGAATAGATAATCCACCCCCATTTGGACCCAACATCAAACCCCACCCAGCTCACTCCATGACAAAGGCCTTGTAGACGCTAAGGAACATCAGTAGGAGGACTGCTGGCCGAAAAGTGTGGTATAGGTCGTAGCGTGTTATCATCCAGACCTGGGCAGATGCAACGATGTAATGAACCTGCAGGGAGGTGGGAAGTCAGGACCAGGTTTTGGGAAGAGTACAGCCACCAGCAAAAAGGTGTGTGGGAGAACAAGACTTTGTACCAGACTGATGTTGGAGTCGATGCTCATCTGGATGTACTTCCAGTCAAACTCAATGCCCCGGGCTCCAACCCAGAGGGGGATGCAGCTGAGGAAGGCAAAGGGAGGGATTCTCCAGCACCCTCAGCACCCAGAGTCtgagcccccaccctccagcaccTCCTTAGAACCCAGGTATCCTTTCTTAGGAAtctgggctccaggctgctgCACACACCGGGACATAATGAGCTCGGCGGTGGCCCAGCCCAGGGCAGCAACCATGATCTTGTACTCCCCCTTGCCTGCATTCCGGGACATGACAAGGTTTAGGCCTATCAGGTCTGCCACATCCACGCTGGCCTTCATGAACTCCTGTGGGTCAGGTTGAGGCTTGAGTGAGCACAGGTGCCAGGGGGCCCCACTCCTAcactcctgccccctcccttgtcCCACTCACCCCAATGAAGTCATAGATGCCGCCTTCCCAGGTGGGAAAAAAAGTGGCCAGGAACAGCatctgagaaaacagaaagatcaCTGCAAGGTAAGGGGAATAACCCAGGTGGGATATGCAGGAAATTAGCGTGGGTGTGGAGGGTAGAGCTCTGGGGGTTCAGGGACCCTTGTGGAAAGGGAGCAAGAGGCGGGCAAGATGACAGGATCAGGGGAGACAAGGGGGTAGGGCTCTGAAGTTTGGGTTCCGTGGTGGTCACAGGGGATCGGGTTAGGCAAGGAGGTGCCCGAGCTAGCTATAGCTACCCCGGCAGTGTCAGCAGCACAGTGTGGACCTTGGGGTTAGTTCGCGGCTCCTGCAAATACAAAACACTCCACCACACAACTGAGTTTTCTCAATTTTACTAAAGTGCTATACAAAAGTTGTTTGGAGACCTCGCCCCAAGTTCCGCCCCTTCCAGAGCCCATTTTTTCCAGGGTATTCTCAGGGGGGCCCGGGGGCCCTCACCTTGCACAGCTGCACGAATAGGTAGGTGACCCCAGCCTGCACGCACTTCCAGAAGGCGTTGTACTCGGACCTGCAGGAGCGGGCGGTCAGGCTTGGCCCGGTCCCCCGCCCTCCCGCCCGCGGCTGCCCCGCACTCACAGGCCGCTGCACTTGTACGTGATGAAGTAGGGGAAGTAGGCCAGGGCGAAGCAGTTCCCAAAGTGGAACAGGGTCATGGCGCCGGCCGCCGGGGCCCGCGGGGCGCGGGTCTCTTCCTCGGCCGGCCTGGTGCCCGAGCGCGGGGCTGGCGCCCACCTGCCTCCGCCGCGACCCGCGCGGCCTTCTGGGAGCGAGGCCGGGCCGGCGCCGGCGCGCTGACGTCACGGCCCGCGCCCGGCGTCGGGAGCCTGCGCGGCCCCAGTGCGCCGGCGAGGAGCCAGGTGGGGCGGCGAGGTGTGGTCCCCCCGCGGGCACCGGCGGAGCGCGTTTGAGTGCGGGGCGCGCCGTGACCCCGCAGTGACCGGCGCAGAGACACGGGCGCGACAGTGAGCACTCTGCGTTTTTATTTCACAACTGGGCGCCTTCCTTCTTCGGGGGAGGCGGCAACGGGAGGTACGGGTTCCGGCCCCGGAGCCCAGGGGAACAGAAGAGGGGTCGTCTTGCTTCACCCGTCTCGGCTGAACATGTAGAGGAGCAGGTCCACCACCCGGTGACTGTAGCCGTATTCGTTGTCGtacctggggagggaggaggcgggtCAGGGGATTCCTCTCGACCACTCCcgctctccccccgcccccaatctcTCGGACTCCTTCCCCCTCACCAGGAAATGAGCTTCACGAAGTTGTCGTTGAGCGCGATGCCGGCGTTGGCATCGAAGATGGACGAGTGGGTATTGCTCACAAAGTCCGTGGAGACAACCTGGGCGTTCGAATTTCAAGATAAAGTGTGGGTCGCCGAGCAAGGACCTCCAGGAGCCCAGGCTCCGACTCTTAGGCACATTGGCCATCCCTTCATTTGCAATATCTGGTGGAGCCCTGCTGTGTCCGGGTTCTGGGGACGGTGTGAGGAAGGCATACTGGGGCTTTGCCTGCCGGGGGTGCCCAAAGGACTAAGAAGGCGAACACCCTCATGCTGCACCAGTAAACGTGACTTCCTGGTAACGATGCGGGCATTCAGAGCGGACCGGCACGCAGGCCCTCTCTGAGGGGAGGTGGTCAGGCTGGGTCTGGATGTCTAGGAGCATCTGGTCAACTCAGGCCCTCAGCAGTGCCTGAGGTGGAAGGAGCTACAACACAGAGGCCCCGAGGCCTTGGGCCTTGTGTGGTGTTAAGGCCACAGAGGAAGGTGTTCAGCAGTGGGGGGGATGTGATCTGATTTGCTGAAAACGAGATCCCGGTGGCTGTGTGAGAGTGGACCTATAGGAACTAAAGCACAGAGGCAGCACCAAAGGTGGGTGTACAGAGATGGCATGATGGGAGCAAAGGGATGGTGACATGCTTTCTTCACAGGGAGGCCACCGGGCCATGGCCTGTCCCAAGTAAGCGTTGAAAAATGGGAGCCATTGTCTTGTTCACTAAGCATGTAtcgagcacctgctatgtgccaggccccgGGAAGATGGCTGGGGCCACGGAGGTGAAAAGACAGTCCCAAAGTCCCTGCTTTCTTGTGCATGTGCTAGCAGTGCCAATAGTGACTATGAAATGAAATTTCAGGTAAGGGAAAGGGCCAGAAAGAGATTATCTTATTGAGGACAGAAATTGACGTAGAGACTCGGAGGTGAGGGCAGACTATGTGGCCACCTGGAAGAAGAGCTATCTAGACCACAGgaatagcaagtgcaaagaccctgaggccgGGACAGCAGACCTTCCCAGCCCTGCAGTCCCTGTCTTGATACATTGTGAGCAGCTCCTTGGCAAGTGGACAATCACATTTCCTCCTCATAGGGCTCCTCCCAGGGTCCCCCTCCTCAGCCCCTACCTCATCCTCGGTGTAGGCAAGGATGCCAGCCATGGGCCCCTTGGCTGCTGCTTTTATGGCATCTTTGATGGCCTTGTATGAGGTAGGCTGGGCCAGGCGGCAGGTCAGGTCCACAACAGATACATCTGGGGTTGGCACCCGGAACGCCATTCCTGTCAGCTTCCTGGAGAATCCCACATTAGGGGTGGGAGTCAGAACCCAGGGACTTTTCTGTCCACCCCTCGTTGTCTCTGCTTTCCCCTCAGTGGACACCTCAAAGATTGGGGGCCAGTCCAGTCCTCCTGGGTGCACCCCCTGACTCTGGTTGTAACTTTCTGCCCTCATACCCGCTGAGGGATGGGATGACTTTGCCCACGGCCTTGGCAGCCCCTGTGGAGGCTGGGATGATGTTCTGGTGGGCACCCCGTCCATCTCTCCAGGCCTTCTTTGATGGCCCGTCCACTGTCTTCTGGGTGGCAGTGTAGGAATGAACTGTGGTCTTGGGAGAGGAAGAGGGCTGAGTTGTTGAGGCCTTCTCCTAAACTCCCATGCCTCTTTTTCCCAGGCCTGAGGTTCTAACCCAGGTGTGGAGACTGGTGTGGCCACCACCAGAGACCACAAGAGGGCCATGTGCAGGCCAGGGTCCAGCCTTGTCTGCAAGTTGCACAGTGTTTAAGAGATTTTACCACCTGGCTCCTCCTCCCGAAACCAGTCTCTCCCTTTTACCACCACACACTAAGCAAGTCCCGGGAGGAAGGTGTGGAGTTTCCCTGCCATCCCTCCTGCTCCAGCCCCTCTCCAACTCACCATCAGCCCTTCCACGATCCCAAATCGCTCATGGATGACCTTGGCAAGGGGGGCCAGGCAGTTGGTGGTGCAGGATGCATTGCTGAAACGCCCAGGTGTGC contains the following coding sequences:
- the TMEM147 gene encoding transmembrane protein 147; this translates as MTLFHFGNCFALAYFPYFITYKCSGLSEYNAFWKCVQAGVTYLFVQLCKMLFLATFFPTWEGGIYDFIGEFMKASVDVADLIGLNLVMSRNAGKGEYKIMVAALGWATAELIMSRCIPLWVGARGIEFDWKYIQMSIDSNISLVHYIVASAQVWMITRYDLYHTFRPAVLLLMFLSVYKAFVMETFVHLCSLGSWTALLARAVVTGLLALSTLALYVAVVNVHS